A single region of the Ascaphus truei isolate aAscTru1 unplaced genomic scaffold, aAscTru1.hap1 HAP1_SCAFFOLD_1322, whole genome shotgun sequence genome encodes:
- the LOC142475672 gene encoding ephrin type-B receptor 4-like, whose product RLDEEQTPVRTHQICNAHLPGQNNWLRTGYIRRGPARRAYAEVTFNVLECASLPRAGRSCKETFNLYYYQSDADAASEHSPPWMENPWVKVDTVAADFLARPSSRGSGGGASRTNVKTLRLGPLTSPGFYLAFQDQGACMALLAVRVYYRLCPGTVASLARFPETVSEGLVVSAEGSCVEGAEATTRRDAPPCTAGRTGSGPARRRGSAPAEAGGRRGTGAASVQ is encoded by the coding sequence CGCCTGGACGAAGAGCAGACGCCCGTCCGCACCCACCAGATCTGCAACGCCCACCTCCCCGGCCAGAACAACTGGCTCCGCACTGGTTACATCCGCCGCGGCCCCGCCCGGCGCGCCTACGCCGAGGTCACCTTCAACGTGCTGGAGTGCGCCTCCCTCCCCCGCGCCGGCCGCTCCTGCAAGGAGACCTTCAACCTCTACTACTACCAGTCCGACGCCGACGCCGCCAGCGAGCACTCGCCGCCCTGGATGGAGAACCCGTGGGTCAAGGTGGACACCGTGGCCGCCGACTTCCTGGCCCGGCCGTCCTCccgcggcagcggcggcggcgccAGCCGCACCAACGTCAAGACGCTGCGCCTGGGGCCGCTGACCTCGCCCGGCTTCTACCTGGCGTTCCAGGACCAGGGGGCGTGCATGGCGCTGCTGGCGGTGCGCGTGTATTACCGCCTCTGCCCCGGCACGGTGGCGTCTCTGGCCCGGTTCCCCGAGACGGTGTCGGAGGGCCTGGTGGTGTCGGCGGAGGGGAGCTGCGTGGAGGGGGCGGAGGCGACGACGCGGCGAGACGCCCCTCCATGTACTGCCGGGAGGACGGGGAGTGGGCCGGCCCGGCGGCGGGGGAGTGCGCCTGCGGAggcgggcgggaggagagggACGGGGGCAGCAAGTGtacag